Proteins from a genomic interval of Chionomys nivalis chromosome 7, mChiNiv1.1, whole genome shotgun sequence:
- the Rnf187 gene encoding E3 ubiquitin-protein ligase RNF187 encodes MHSCLLTCCRIPPLEAGGARSSQDLAGRTRSCQDLDVRAHGSPNPAPRARARRWRSPGPSRRLRLVHLALRPIPGLFAPSPPVPRLAPPPAALALPAGPAEAVCALCQRAPREPVRADCGHRFCRACVVRFWAEEDGPFPCPECADDCWQRAVEPGRPPLSRRLLALEEAAAAPARDGPASEAALQLLCRADGDPLCSACRMAAGPEPPEWEPRWRKALRGKENKGSVEIMRKDLNDARDLHGQAESAAAVWKGHVMDRRKKALTDYKKLRAFFVEEEEHFLQEAEKDEGTSEDDELADPADRFRSLLQAVSELEKKHRNLGLSMLLQ; translated from the exons ATGCATTCTTGCCTTCTAACATGCTGCCGCATCCCACCCTTGGAGGCTG GAGGAGCGCGCAGCAGCCAGGACCTGGCTGGAAGAACGCGCAGCTGCCAGGACCTGGACGTCAGAGCGCACGGCAGCCCGAACCCCGCCCCGCGCGCGCGTGCCCGGCGTTGGCGCAGTCCGGGTCCGAGTCGTCGGCTGAGGCTTGTCCATCTCGCTCTCCGGCCGATTCCCGGCCTTTTTGCGCCCTCTCCGCCTGTGCCTCGGTTGGCGCCGCCGCCCGCAGCCCTGGCGCTCCCCGCGGGCCCCGCTGAGGCCGTCTGCGCCTTGTGCCAGCGCGCGCCCCGCGAGCCGGTGCGCGCCGACTGCGGCCACCGTTTCTGCCGGGCGTGCGTGGTGCGCTTCTGGGCCGAGGAGGATGGGCCCTTCCCGTGCCCCGAGTGTGCCGACGACTGCTGGCAGCGCGCCGTGGAGCCCGGCCGCCCTCCACTCAGCCGCCGCCTCCTGGCACTCGAGGAGGCAGCCGCGGCTCCGGCACGCGACGGCCCTGCCAGCGAGGCCGCGCTGCAGCTGCTGTGCCGTGCAGACGGAGATCCGCTATGCTCCGCCTGCCGCATGGCCGCGGGCCCGGAGCCGCCCGAGTGGGAGCCGCGCTGGAGGAAGGCGCTGCGCGGCAAG GAGAACAAGGGGTCCGTGGAAATCATGAGGAAGGACTTAAATGATGCCCGGGACCTGCATGGTCAGGCAGAATCAGCGGCAGCTGTGTGGAAG GGGCATGTTATGGACCGAAGGAAGAAGGCCCTGACTGACTACAAGAAGCTTCGGGCCTtctttgtggaagaggaggagcatTTTCTGCAGGAGGCTGAGAAAGATGAGGGTACCTCTGAGGATGATGAGCTGGCTGACCCGGCAGACCGCTTCCGGTCCCTCCTGCAGGCTGTGTCAGAGCTGGAGAAGAAGCACCGTAACCTGGGCCTTAGCATGCTTTTGCAG TGA
- the LOC130878174 gene encoding H2B.U histone 2, protein MPEPSRSTPAPKKGSKKAITKAQKKDGKKRKRGRKESYSIYVYKVLKQVHPDTGISSKAMGIMNSFVNDIFERIASEASRLAHYNKRSTITSREVQTAVRLLLPGELAKHAVSEGTKAVTKYTSSK, encoded by the coding sequence ATGCCGGAGCCTTCCCGCTCCACTCCAGCCCCCAAGAAGGGTTCCAAAAAAGCCATTACCAAGGCGCAGAAAAAGGACGGCAAAAAACGCAAACGGGGCCGCAAGGAGAGCTACTCCATCTATGTGTACAAGGTGCTGAAGCAGGTGCACCCCGACACTGGCATCTCGTCTAAGGCCATGGGCATCATGAACTCGTTCGTCAACGATATTTTCGAGCGCATCGCCAGCGAGGCCTCCCGCCTGGCGCATTACAACAAGCGCTCGACCATCACGTCCCGCGAGGTGCAGACGGCCGTGCGTCTGCTGCTGCCCGGGGAGCTGGCTAAACACGCTGTGTCCGAGGGCACCAAGGCTGTCACCAAGTACACCAGCTCCAAGTGA
- the LOC130878175 gene encoding histone H2B type 3-B — protein sequence MPDPSKSTPAPKKGSKKAVTKAQKKDGKKRKRGRKESYSIYVYKVLKQVHPDTGISSKAMGIMNSFVNDIFERIASEASRLAHYNKRSTITSREVQTAVRLLLPGELAKHAVSEGTKAVTKYTSSK from the coding sequence CCAAAAAGGGGTCTAAGAAAGCCGTTACTAAGGCGCAAAAAAAGGACGGCAAAAAACGCAAACGGGGCCGCAAGGAGAGCTACTCCATCTATGTGTACAAGGTGCTGAAGCAGGTGCACCCCGACACTGGCATCTCGTCTAAGGCCATGGGCATCATGAACTCGTTCGTCAACGATATTTTCGAGCGCATCGCCAGCGAGGCCTCCCGCCTGGCGCATTACAACAAGCGCTCGACCATCACGTCCCGCGAGGTGCAGACGGCCGTGCGTCTGCTGCTGCCCGGGGAGCTGGCCAAGCACGCTGTGTCCGAGGGCACCAAGGCTGTCACCAAGTACACCAGCTCCAAGTGA